TCGCGAATCTCGCGCTGCTGCGCGGGTTTCTCGGCCGCGAGTACTGCGGCCTGATGCCGATCCGCGGCCACAGCGGCGTGCAGGGCTCGGGCGAGATGGGCGCCGACCCGTTCAGCCTGCCGGGTGGCGAGTTTAAAGGCGCCGACATCGCGCGCATCGAAGGCGTATGGGGCTTCAAGCTGCCGGCATGGCAGGGCGACATCGTCGGCGTGTCGCTGGAGAATGCGCTGCTGCCGGAAGAGCACGAGCGGAAGCTGAAGCTGTTTTACACGTCCGGCGGCAACTTCCTCGAAACGATGCCGGATCCCGAGTTCGTCCGGCGCTGCCTCGAAGCAGTCGATGTCCGGGTGCACCAGGACATCATTTTCAACACGTCGACGCTTGTCGACGCACGCGAAGCGGTCGTCGTGCTGCCTGCGATGACGCGCTACGAGCAGCCGGGCGGCGGTACATCGACGTCGACGGAGCGGATGGTCTATTTTTCGCCGGAGATCGAAGGGCCGCGAATCGGGGAAGCGCGCGCCGAATGGCAGATTTATATCGATCTTGCCTCCCGGGTGAAGCCGGAGCGCAAGGAGCTCATCGCTTTTGCAAGTGCGGCGGATATACGCCGGGAGATCGCGAGAGCGGCGCCGAGCTATGACGGCATCCAGCACCTGTCGAAGCGCGGTGACGTATTCCAGTGGGGCGGCGCCTGGCTGTGCGAGGACGGCGTCTGTCCGACGGATGACGGGCGGGGCCGGCTGCTGCCGATCGAGCTGCCGGAGCTGCGCAAGCCGGAGGGGCATTTTTACGTGACGACGCGGCGGGGCAAGCAGTTCAACTCGATGATTTACAGTGAGCGCGATCCTTTCAACGCGGCGGACCGCTACGATGTGCTCATGCATCCGGACGATGCCCGCACGCTGTCGCTGGCCGCCGGCGAAGCCATCGTCGTTTACAACGCGCACGGCACGTTCCACGGACGCGTGAAGCTGGACGATGTGCGGCCGGGCAACATCGAGGTGCATTGGCCGGAGGGCAACGCCCTCATCCCGAAGGGCGTGTACGAGCAGTATGCCGGCATCCCCGAGTACAATACGGCGGTGGTCGTGGAGAAGGCGGAGACATATCATGCTCACAAGGATACGAAATATGTGGAGCGGCGCATCGAAGAATTGGAGACGGAAACGGAGTGAGTGCGGTGGAAGGGGAGTATGACGCAGCTGAAACAACCGTAAAAAAGCAGCCGGGACCATGCGAACCGGGCAGCATCTGCTCCGAGCCGTACGCCGCCGCAAGGACAGCCGCATCCGCGGCGTGGCCGGTCCGCAAATACGAAGCGCCGGCCGAAGCGGAAGGAGATGTAGGCGGGAGAGGGGAGCCCGGCGGCTGGCTGGAAGCGGAGGACGAGGTCGCGGCCGAATTTCCGCTCACCCTTAAGGTGGACGGGACGGAGTTTGCGACGATCGTTTGCACGCCGAGCGACCTCGAAGACCTTGCGGTCGGCTTTCTCGCCTCCGAGGGCGTCATCCGCACCGCAGGCGACCTGGCTCGGCTCACGCTCGACGCGGGCAAAGGCTTCGTATACGCCGAGCACGCGCAGCCGGAAGCGGCCAAGGCGGCGATGGAGCTGGCCTCGAAGCGGTTTATCGGGTCGTGCTGCGGCAAAAGCCGGCAGTTTTACCTCGCGGGCGACGTCCGTACGGCGAAAACCGTGACATCGCGGACCCGTATTGCGCCGGAGCAAATTTTCGCTCTGATGGCGGCGCTGCAGACGAGCTCCGGCGATTTTCTCCGCACCGGCGGCGTGCATAATGCGGCGCTCTGCACGCCGGACCGGGTGCTTGCCGTGCGGACCGATATCGGCCGGCACAATACGCTCGACAAGCTGTACGGCCACTGCCTGCGCGAGCGGATCCCGACCGGCGACAAGGTGATCGCGTTCAGCGGCCGGATTTCGTCCGAGGTGCTGCTCAAGACGGCCAAAATCGGTGCGGGCATCCTGCTGTCCAAATCGGCGCCAACCGATCTTGGGCTGAAGCTCGCTCACGATTTGGGCATCACCGTCGTCGGTTTTGTCCGCGGCCGGAAGTTGAACGTCTATACGCACGCGGAGCGTGTCCTCTTGTGAGGCACGCTCCGTTTAACTTAACTGCTGTATAACTTTCCGTCTTTCAACAGCGCCAGCCATGAGGGGAAATCCAGCAGCTCCGGATATATTTGGCGAAGGGCGGGCAAGTCCGCAAGGTAGCCTTCTCTGTCGAAAAAAGCGGCCGCTTTGACGCCGTCGTGTTCATCGCCGCCGTCCTGCCGCACATTTGGCGCCTTGTAGCTAACGGGGACGCCGTAAACGCGCTGAATCGCCTCTAAAGCCTCAGCAATCGTCAGCTCATCGCCGGCAATTTCCAGATTTTTTCCGATATACGTTCCAGAATCGGCAAAAACGAGAGAAGCGAGCGCGCTGATATCCCGCACCGCGATCATCTGCACCTTCGATTCCGGGGCCCTGGTATAAAGAGTTACCGGCTCTGGACCTCCGTAAACCCGGACATCTGCCCCACCGCGGCAAGCCACCTTGGACCGCGCAGCTTCCCCTTCTGTTCCGTCACTGCTACGCTACGGCCTACGTCAACCCGGCAAATCTCGCCGCTTCTACCGCGGCCTTTCCCTGACCGGCTAGAACCATCTTAATGAATTCTAGCCCAACTTTCCGTCACTATCGGCGCTAATCCTTGATTCGACTGGATTTTCATTTTTTTATTGGTCACTACAACCTATTAATTTCCGAGCAATTCTGATGCATTCAGTATTTCATTATTTACGAAAGAGTCGATGGAAATAAACGGTAGGTCACTACTTTTGCAAATCGCTGATTTCTTAAGTTATGAACCCGCTGAAATCAAGGATTTTTGTTCTCGATTAGGGCAAAAATGAGCGAAAAAAATATTTTTTCGCAAAAATTCCGCGGAAAGTTGGGCTAGAGATCGGTCGATAATCTTCATCCATTCATTCAATCCATAAAGCAATGTAAACAAAAAATATAAATAATAGGGGCGGAATAGTAATACCTAGAATGATAGAGATCCAAAATGTCCGCTTTCGAAGTAAATTCTTTAATTTATCAAAGAAGCTTAATATTGGTTTGTCAAGGGAGTTGAAAAAATTCTCGAGGTATGTTTCGGCATCTGACTCGTCAAATTCAAGAAGTTTTTCCCAGATATTCATATGAAGAGCATACATTTTTTCCTTCTCCTCACTATCTTTTAAAAGCGCCACTTAATTCATCACCGCCTAGATTTAATAATTTTATAGTACCCAAGAATTTATCCTATAGCAATAAATTTGATATAAAAGAATATATTTACATTTTATAGAAATGGTTTATAATGTTAATTGAATAAAATTTTAGGAGGTTATTGAAAATATGAAAATTGTAAAGCGTGGTTTTACAGGAATTGCAACACTAGCTCTTATTTTTTCAACATTAGTTATCTCCCCTCAGAAAACCAATGCTTCTGAGACAGATGTACAACTAGCAAAATCAACGGTCAATAGTTACATTAAAGCTGTTGAAAAACAAGATCCGGAAGAAATGGTAAAATGGGTAATTGACAAACGTTTTACTTCGTCAGAACAACAAAAAAGTGAATACAATGTGATTCTTCGCAATAACGAATTTAATGATGCAAAGTTGGAAAATATTAAAAAAACCGGTGAAACAATTAAGGCCACTATATCTTTAAAAAGAAAGAACGATGGAAGAGTGGAGTCGGTTGAACTTCCTGTAGTTAAAGACATGGATAGTACATGGAAGTTAGTTATAGGTGATGTAAGTACGAGAGATGAGAAATCCATTGTGTATGATACATCTGAAAAAAAATCTTCAAATCCAAATATGAGTACTTTATCCACAGCTGTTGCTTATTATGAGTTCGATCTTGCTAAACAAGGTAGTTGTTGCACTCATACAGCTTACAGTGATTCATCTTTTGATATGACAGGCTATTCAGTAGGAATTAATGGCTGGCAAGAGCTCCCATCTACTAACACCAAGGTAACAGTGGTTTACCAAATTGTTAAAAAAGGTGTATTCTCTGATGATGTAAAAGGTGAAAAGATAATTCAAGATTTCTACAGAAAAAAAGGTACTTGGTATTATGAAACTATCAGTACATTTGAAAAAGAATCGGGCGTGTATTTGAAAATTACAAATCCTAGCTCAACCAATGGTGTTTATGGGGCTGGTAACGTATACCAATAATTAAGCAAGGCTGCAGATCTGCAGCCTTTTTTACTGCAGACGAAAGCATCAGGTGTATTATCAACCGATGAAGTTGATCAGGCGTTTGCGCCACAGGGGCCCTATATGCAATGAAGTAGAGACGATGAATTAGTATGATCTTGAAATGGTGAAAGCAAAAGCAGATTCCCTAGTTCCCTGTCTTATTCTAGAATTAAGGATGATGTACTCCTCAGCTATTTCGTAGATTTTTCCTATATGCTTATCCTTAAGTTCAAAGAGTTGATCATATCTATCTAAGGGCATGACATACAATCTTACATTACCAGAACTTGTTGTCTCTTTTGCTGTAATATACCTCTCTCGCAAGGCTTAAAACAAAATCATGAAAATTCATTGGACCGCTACCAATGCCCTTTCCAACGAAGACTTTCGCCGCGTTCTTCGCGAAATGCGCGGCTGGGGACGGAAATGGAGAGAGGAGCGGAATCGAACATAGCCGGCCGTCCCTTAGCGGGAGCGGCCGGCTTGCTTCATATGCTGCCCAATTGTCGATTCGGTGCGATGCCGGACGGTAACGAGCCGCCTTATTGGGGCTGCCGGGGCAGGTTTAACGCTTTCATGATCTTTTGACCTAAATCTTCCCGTGAAAAAGGCTTGACCAAATAATCGGAAGCCCCGGCTTTAAACGCTTGAATCACGTTCGGCCTCTTATCTTCGGCCGTAAGCATAATAACCGGGATGTTCTTATATGAGGGATGGCTTTTCAGCATTTTCAAAAACTGCAGGCCATCGATTTCCGGCAAGTTCCAGTCGAGTAAAATAAGCTCGATTTGGGAGGCGTGACGGACCAATAAATCCTTCGCTTCGATTCCGTCTAACGCATGAAGCAGCTTTCGGTCCAACGCTTCGATCTCCTGACGGATAATTCTGCCGATTAAAGGGATGTCGTCAACGAGGAGGATATACATGCGGGCACCTCTTTCAAGCTGTTGTAATAGCGCGGTATATAACGATATTACCATAGGCGGCGGACGGATGTCCCGATTTATGGAAACCAATGTAAATTTTTCTGACATCCCAAAAAGGGTAAAAAAAGAGACCCACAAGCAGCGGGCCCGCGGGTCTTAAGGAATATATATTAAAAAAGGGGGGTCACTTATGAGTATAGGCGACGAACATTAAAGCAAGATGAAATACACATTTCAATTGTGTTACAAATAAATGGAAATAATTGCAAAAAATCAAAAGGCCGGTTTGATCTCTTCGCATAACTGCGGGTGGGATTCCCGGTCATTTTTATATATAATAGGAACAAAATGAGTTCCCATCGGCCGGCTATGTGCCGGATGTGGGATACAGGGAGGGAGTCCTGTTGGAAAATCCGCTTGTTTCGGTCATCATTCCCACCTATAACCGGCCCGATTTTTTATGTGAGCTGATCGAGTCGCTGTCGCGCCAAACATACTCGCGGCTGGAAGTGATCGTTGTGAACGACGGCGGGGAGCGGGTCGATTTTGTGCGGGAGCTGTATCCGGAGATGAACCTGCGCGTGGTGGACATGCCTTCCAACCGGAAACACGTTCACGCCCGCAACCGCGGCCTCATGGAGGTGTCGGGGGAGATCATCATGCTGTGCGACGACGATGATCTGCTGCTGCCCGGCCATGTCGAACGGATGCTTAAGGAGCTTCAGGACAGCGATCTCGTTTACTCGGACGTCGAGATTTTCGACTACGTGGTGGAGAACGGCGTGCGCCGGGCGACAAACCGGTTTGTGTTCGCGTACGAGCACGATGTGGAGGCGATGCGCCGGTTTTCGACGTTCGTGTCGTCGGGATGCCTGTACCGTAGGGAGCTGCACGACGTTTTAGGCCCTTTTGATACGGAGATGTACCATTATTGGGATTGGGATTTCTTTTTGCGGGCGGTGGAGAGGTATCGCGTCAAACGAGTGCCGGTCGCCAGCGCCTTGTACGCGTTCTCGAATCAGGGAGACAACATGTCGGGCAATCTCGAGGACATGAGACCTTATCTTGACAAGCTGTCGGCCAAGCACGATCTCGGATATTTGCCGACGAAAAACTTTTTCCTGCTGCTGGAGGAGCCCGAAGTGAAAAGCCGGAAGGCGTCCACGCAGGTGCTGTGGGACGGCGAACCGGTCGTATCGCGGCGCCGCCGCGGCGAACTATAGGAAAGGATGGAACGGATGGGAATCGAGCAAGTAAGCCTTACCCGGGCGGAATCTCTGCTGCAGCAGTATTTCGGCTATCCCTCGTTTCGCGAAGGGCAGAAAAATATTATCCGCAGCATCATCAGCGGCCAGGATACGCTCGGCATTATGCCGACGGGCGGCGGCAAATCGATCTGCTACCAGATTCCGGCGCTGATTTTTCCCGGCACGACAATCGTCATTTCGCCGCTCATCTCGCTGATGAAAGACCAGGTCGACGGGCTGGAAAGCTACGGCATCCCGGCCGCTTACATCAACAGCTCGCTGACGTATGCGCAGGCGGAAACCCGTATCCGCAAGGCGGCGCGCGGCGAATACAAGCTGCTGTACATCGCGCCGGAGCGGCTCGAGACGGAGCGCTTTCTCGAGCTGATGGGCGAGCTCGAAATTCCGCTCGTCGCGATCGACGAGGCTCACTGCGTATCGCAGTGGGGGCATGATTTCCGCCAGAGCTATCTGGCGATTCACCAGTTCATCCGCCAGTTGCCGAAGCGGCCGATCGTGGCCGCATTTACGGCAACGGCGACGCCCGAGGTGAGCCGCGACATCGTCGAGCTGCTGCGGCTGCACGAGCCGAACCAATTTATGACCGGCTTCGGCCGGGCCAACCTGACGTTCGGCATCGTGAAGGGCGAGAACAAACGCGATTTCGTCACCGGCTACATCGGCGCGCGCAAGGGCGAGGCCGGCATCATTTATGCCGCCACGCGCAAGGAGGTCGACGGGCTGTACGAGCTGCTGCGCAAAAAGCGCATCTCCGTCGGACGCTACCACGCCGGCATGACGGACAAGGAGCGCAAGGAAAGCCAGGATGCGTTCCTGTACGACGAGGTGCAGGTGATGGTCGCAAGCAACGCGTTCGGAATGGGGATCGACAAGTCGAACGTGCGGTATGTGATTCATTTTAATATGCCGAAAAATATGGAGGCTTATTACCAGGAAGCGGGGCGCGCCGGGCGGGACGGCGAGCCGAGCGACTGCATATTGCTGTTCAGCCCGCAGGATATTCATATTCAGAAGTTTCTCATCGAGCAGTCGACGCTGGACCCCGAGCGGAAGACGCATGAGCAGCGCAAGCTGCGCCAGATGATCGATTACTGTCACACGACGATGTGCCTGCAAAAATACATCGTCCGCTACTTCGGCGACATGTCCGAAGAGGAGTGCGGCAAATGCAGCAACTGCAGCGGCGACACGGAGCTGACCGACATTACGGTGGCGGCACAAATGATTTTCTCCTGCGTCCGCCGGATGCGGGAGCGGTTCGGGGTGACGACGGTCGCCTCGGTGCTGAAAGGGTCGAAGAACAAACGCGTGCTGGAGCTCGGTTTCGACAGCCTGCCGACGTACGGCTTGATGAAGCAGTACACGGAAAAGGACATCGCGGATATGATCAATATGCTCGCCGCCGAAGGGTACCTGGCGCTGACCGACGGCCAGTACCCGGTGCTGAAGCTGACGCAGGCGGCGATGGACGTGCTGACCGGGCAGGCGAAGGTCGTGCAGCGGGTGCGTCGCGTGGAAGAGCGTCCGGCCGCGCAGGACGGCATGTTCGAAGAACTGCGGCAGCTGCGGCTCGACATCGCGCGGCGCGAGAAGGTGCCGCCGTACGTCGTATTCTCCGACAGCACACTGCGCGAGCTGGCGGACGTACGACCGACGAATCCGGCCGCGATGCTGAAGATCAAGGGAATCGGGGAAGCGAAGTTCATGAAATACGGAGCGGTGCTGATCGATTTTTTCAAAAAAGCGAAAGCGGAAGGAAGTTGACGTAAATCGTGGCCAAATCGAAATATTACGTCGTCTGGGAAGGCAGGCGGCCGGGCATTTATACGACATGGGCGGAGTGCCAGGCGCAAACGAACGGATACCCGCAGGCGAAATTCAAATCTTTCGAAAGCGAAGCGGAAGCCAAGGCGATGTATGCCAAGGGCTGGAAGGCGGC
The window above is part of the Paenibacillus hamazuiensis genome. Proteins encoded here:
- a CDS encoding glycosyltransferase family 2 protein produces the protein MLENPLVSVIIPTYNRPDFLCELIESLSRQTYSRLEVIVVNDGGERVDFVRELYPEMNLRVVDMPSNRKHVHARNRGLMEVSGEIIMLCDDDDLLLPGHVERMLKELQDSDLVYSDVEIFDYVVENGVRRATNRFVFAYEHDVEAMRRFSTFVSSGCLYRRELHDVLGPFDTEMYHYWDWDFFLRAVERYRVKRVPVASALYAFSNQGDNMSGNLEDMRPYLDKLSAKHDLGYLPTKNFFLLLEEPEVKSRKASTQVLWDGEPVVSRRRRGEL
- a CDS encoding NmrA family NAD(P)-binding protein → MACRGGADVRVYGGPEPVTLYTRAPESKVQMIAVRDISALASLVFADSGTYIGKNLEIAGDELTIAEALEAIQRVYGVPVSYKAPNVRQDGGDEHDGVKAAAFFDREGYLADLPALRQIYPELLDFPSWLALLKDGKLYSS
- the recQ gene encoding DNA helicase RecQ; the protein is MGIEQVSLTRAESLLQQYFGYPSFREGQKNIIRSIISGQDTLGIMPTGGGKSICYQIPALIFPGTTIVISPLISLMKDQVDGLESYGIPAAYINSSLTYAQAETRIRKAARGEYKLLYIAPERLETERFLELMGELEIPLVAIDEAHCVSQWGHDFRQSYLAIHQFIRQLPKRPIVAAFTATATPEVSRDIVELLRLHEPNQFMTGFGRANLTFGIVKGENKRDFVTGYIGARKGEAGIIYAATRKEVDGLYELLRKKRISVGRYHAGMTDKERKESQDAFLYDEVQVMVASNAFGMGIDKSNVRYVIHFNMPKNMEAYYQEAGRAGRDGEPSDCILLFSPQDIHIQKFLIEQSTLDPERKTHEQRKLRQMIDYCHTTMCLQKYIVRYFGDMSEEECGKCSNCSGDTELTDITVAAQMIFSCVRRMRERFGVTTVASVLKGSKNKRVLELGFDSLPTYGLMKQYTEKDIADMINMLAAEGYLALTDGQYPVLKLTQAAMDVLTGQAKVVQRVRRVEERPAAQDGMFEELRQLRLDIARREKVPPYVVFSDSTLRELADVRPTNPAAMLKIKGIGEAKFMKYGAVLIDFFKKAKAEGS
- a CDS encoding response regulator; this encodes MYILLVDDIPLIGRIIRQEIEALDRKLLHALDGIEAKDLLVRHASQIELILLDWNLPEIDGLQFLKMLKSHPSYKNIPVIMLTAEDKRPNVIQAFKAGASDYLVKPFSREDLGQKIMKALNLPRQPQ
- the fdhD gene encoding formate dehydrogenase accessory sulfurtransferase FdhD yields the protein MEAEDEVAAEFPLTLKVDGTEFATIVCTPSDLEDLAVGFLASEGVIRTAGDLARLTLDAGKGFVYAEHAQPEAAKAAMELASKRFIGSCCGKSRQFYLAGDVRTAKTVTSRTRIAPEQIFALMAALQTSSGDFLRTGGVHNAALCTPDRVLAVRTDIGRHNTLDKLYGHCLRERIPTGDKVIAFSGRISSEVLLKTAKIGAGILLSKSAPTDLGLKLAHDLGITVVGFVRGRKLNVYTHAERVLL
- a CDS encoding FdhF/YdeP family oxidoreductase; the encoded protein is MGKTKHTGPIKLPKTPDPSLWVSAVPFGLGKVKPHHIRETAKIVWDNRDNLPYAFRILTQGVCDGCALGVSGLYDQTLAGPHVCTTRLNVLRLSTMSAMKPETLHADIDDLRRMDSTALRKLGRIPYPLMRGRGERRFRRVRWDEALDFIAAKIRAIDPKQLAFYLTARGITNESYYVAAKAARFLGTNNIDNASRICHSPSKTALKRSVGVGASTCSYKDWIGTDVLVFWGSVAANNQPVSTKYMYAAKRRGTKIVVINPYREPSMDRYWIPSVPESALFGTKLADDVVQVNIGGDIAFMNGVMKVWFEMEERGPGSAIDWTFVREHTSGLEELRAHVLAQDWAALERSSGLGRERIAGFAKLLAGAKSAVFVWSMGLTQHRFGTDNISQVANLALLRGFLGREYCGLMPIRGHSGVQGSGEMGADPFSLPGGEFKGADIARIEGVWGFKLPAWQGDIVGVSLENALLPEEHERKLKLFYTSGGNFLETMPDPEFVRRCLEAVDVRVHQDIIFNTSTLVDAREAVVVLPAMTRYEQPGGGTSTSTERMVYFSPEIEGPRIGEARAEWQIYIDLASRVKPERKELIAFASAADIRREIARAAPSYDGIQHLSKRGDVFQWGGAWLCEDGVCPTDDGRGRLLPIELPELRKPEGHFYVTTRRGKQFNSMIYSERDPFNAADRYDVLMHPDDARTLSLAAGEAIVVYNAHGTFHGRVKLDDVRPGNIEVHWPEGNALIPKGVYEQYAGIPEYNTAVVVEKAETYHAHKDTKYVERRIEELETETE